The following are encoded together in the Lathyrus oleraceus cultivar Zhongwan6 chromosome 3, CAAS_Psat_ZW6_1.0, whole genome shotgun sequence genome:
- the LOC127129532 gene encoding zinc finger BED domain-containing protein RICESLEEPER 2 gives MVGEVHNGIYTDKTNIDVLNVDANSDDSEDESYNYDSALEVVFDNSDESEVYTGESLFHVDHCGASLFSILKKKTLTLSSRFNNFFNRDMSYSTSLESLGDSQSPPKDGEECLNVLNPIIDLNANTNEEPLTNESTPANEVVNEENVESSDIVIQKSKRKKTSLVWDHFKKVELKNGKKWQCIHCKNNYSVVASGLTSHLMRHLKQTCHVYKKLVAQQKKLNFQPAKSKIDEKLSGPLLMNSGGKYDHERQREATAHWIMMHEHAFSIVEEEGFHFMMKCSNISYEKISRKTLKNDCIAVYEAERKKLKSTLRTKRILSFVHVPPPRRGVDITDAIFKCLKDWGIENKIFSVSVDNAHYNDRCLKELKVLILRHRKLVLDGKLFHVRCCAHILNLLVQDGIGKIAKIVEDVRESVKFINQSEARLQTFSQIVQQLKLGGKKLNLDCPTHWNSTYQMLSVAMQFKEVFPRFQDREPSYTTLPDDDDWEKVEKVSKLLEVFNVVTNIISGSEYPTANLYLAEVFRIKLVLDQAIQDESDFMKEMAKAMKGKFDKYWSQCNLC, from the exons ATGGTGGGTGAGGTGCATAATGGGATATATACTGATAAAACCAATATAGATGTGTTGAATGTTGATGCAAATTCTGATGACAGTGAGGATGAGAGTTATAATTATGACAGTGCTTTGGAAGTTGTCTTTGATAATTCTGATGAGAGTGAAGTTTATACTGGAGAAAGTTTATTTCACGTTGATCATTGTGGTGCA TCTTTGTTCTCTATTCTGAAGAAAAAAACTTTAACTCTTTCTTCCAGATTCAACAATTTTTTCAATAGAG ATATGTCATACAGTACCTCACTTGAATCATTGGGAGATTCACAATCACCACCAAAAGATGGAGAAGAGTGTTTAAATGTATTGAATCCTATCATTGATTTAAATGCAAATACTAATGAAGAACCACTAACAAATGAATCAACACCGGCAAATGAAGTTgtgaatgaagaaaatgttgagagcagtGACATTGTTATTCAAAAGTCCAAGAGGAAGAAAACTTCTCTAGTTTGGGATCACTTCAAAAAAGTGGAATTAAAGAATGGAAAAAAATGGCAATGTATACACTGTAAAAACAATTATTCTGTTGTTGCTAGTGGATTAACCAGTCATTTGATGAGGCATTTAAAACAAACATGTCATGTTTACAAGAAGCTAGTAGCAcaacaaaaaaaattaaacttTCAGCCAGCAAAAAGCAAGATTGATGAGAAGCTTTCTGGACCACTACTAATGAATTCAGGAGGTAAATATGATCATGAAAGACAACGAGAAGCCACCGCACATTGGATTATGATGCATGAACATGCATTTAGTATTGTTGAGGAAGAAGGTTTTCATTTTATGATGAAGTGTTCTAATATTTCATATGAGAAAATTAGTCGGAAGACATTGAAGAATGATTGTATTGCTGTTTATGAAGCTGAAAGAAAAAAGTTGAAGTCTACTTTAAGGACA AAACGCATTCTTAGTTTTGTTCATGTTCCTCCTCCTCGGCGTGGTGTTGATATTACTGATGCTATCTTCAAATGTCTTAAAGATTGGGgtattgaaaataaaatatttagtGTGTCAGTGGATAATGCACATTACAACGATAGATGTTTGAAAGAGTTAAAAGTTCTGATTTTAAGGCACCGGAAATTAGTGTTAGATGGAAAGTTATTTCATGTGCGTTGTTGTGCGCATATACTAAATTTGCTTGTTCAAGATGGTATTGGGAAAATAGCAAAAATAGTTGAAGACGTGCGTGAAAGTGTGAAGTTCATCAATCAGTCTGAAGCAAGGTTGCAAACATTCTCACAAATAGTTCAACAACTAAAGCTTGGTGGTAAAAAATTAAATCTTGATTGCCCTACTCATTGGAACTCCACCTATCAAATGTTGTCAGTTGCAATGCAATTCAAAGAAGTCTTCCCTCGTTTTCAAGATCGAGAACCAAGCTATACAACTCTTCCAGATGATGATGATTGGGAAAAGGTTGAAAAAGTTTCCAAGTTGCTAGAGGTATTTAATGTTGTTACAAATATTATTTCAGGTAGTGAATATCCAACTGCTAACTTATATCTTGCTGAGGTATTTCGAATCAAACTAGTTTTAGATCAAGCTATCCAAGATGAATCTGATTTTATGAAAGAAATGGCAAAAGCGATGAAGGGAAAATTTGACAAATATTGGAGCCAATGTAATCtttgttag